One genomic segment of Mesoterricola silvestris includes these proteins:
- a CDS encoding ion channel — protein sequence MATPLPFDRIPPGDDLGLGLRSAATRWVNKDGTFNVRRVGLPWFRPYEMYHRLITMGGAPFLGLLFLGYLLANLLFAGIYLGVGMEHFARPGGSGLLEKFLDAFFFSAQTLTTVGYGHISPLSHLASAVAALESLLGLLTFALATGLLYGRFSRPHAQIRFSRHAVVAPYRAGTGFMFRFVNRRSNQLIEVEANVVLSRLDPETGARTFRALALERSRINLFPANWTVVHPIDDASPLAGLDAEALRASHAEFIVLVKAFDDTFSQTLFQRTSFTAEEVVWGQRFAPMTRFAADGAMEVDINLLDEVTG from the coding sequence ATGGCCACTCCGCTCCCCTTCGACAGAATCCCGCCGGGCGACGACCTGGGCCTCGGCCTGCGGTCCGCCGCCACCCGCTGGGTGAACAAGGACGGCACCTTCAATGTGCGGCGGGTGGGGCTGCCCTGGTTCCGCCCCTACGAGATGTATCACCGGCTCATCACCATGGGGGGGGCGCCCTTCCTGGGGCTCCTGTTCCTGGGGTACCTGCTGGCCAATCTGCTGTTCGCCGGCATCTACCTGGGGGTGGGCATGGAGCACTTCGCCCGGCCCGGGGGGAGCGGCCTCCTGGAGAAGTTTCTGGACGCCTTCTTCTTCAGCGCCCAGACCCTCACCACCGTGGGCTACGGCCATATCAGCCCCCTGAGCCACCTGGCCAGCGCCGTGGCGGCCCTGGAGTCCCTGCTGGGCCTCCTGACCTTCGCCCTGGCCACGGGCCTGCTCTACGGCCGCTTTTCCCGCCCCCACGCCCAGATCCGCTTCAGCCGCCACGCCGTGGTGGCGCCCTACCGGGCCGGCACCGGGTTCATGTTCCGCTTCGTGAACCGCCGCAGCAACCAGCTCATCGAAGTGGAGGCCAACGTCGTGCTTTCGCGCCTGGATCCGGAAACCGGCGCCCGGACCTTCCGGGCCCTGGCCCTGGAGCGGAGCCGGATCAATCTGTTCCCCGCCAACTGGACCGTGGTGCATCCCATCGATGACGCCAGCCCTCTCGCTGGATTGGACGCCGAGGCCCTGCGGGCCAGCCATGCGGAATTCATTGTTTTGGTGAAGGCCTTCGATGACACCTTCTCCCAGACCCTCTTCCAGCGCACCTCGTTCACGGCGGAGGAAGTGGTGTGGGGCCAGCGTTTCGCACCCATGACCCGCTTCGCGGCCGACGGCGCGATGGAGGTGGACATCAACCTGCTGGACGAAGTGACGGGCTGA
- a CDS encoding EAL domain-containing response regulator: protein MTLPEGYPSLGAELHCPCVRGRKVLIIDDSRMARLQLTALVSKLGPAQVTEAADGIEALSILAEEPEIHLVLCDLQMPRMDGVALIGRIAGLGLTPQLVITSGLESGIIETVRHMALSYGFPCVGILPKPTTLPELVTLLTSQEFSEGLAATGPRPGGHEALPLQDIRAGMRNQEFDCYFQPQVSMQDNRLKGVEALVRWQHPELGLLRPGRFLPQLEESPDTMSELTLQILQNIADKRAQWQKEGLDPDVSVNLSASSLSTEGFADRIFEAVSAHSLEPEKMVLEVTESASTANLGHSLSNLARLRMRGFRLSIDDFGTGYATYEQLERIPFTELKIDMSVTRELGKSKKHAILAKSLLRLARDLRLHTVAEGIETQEGWNVLKTLGCNCGQGYFLARPMPAGQMPEWSRQERPHLDAYHPGNDRRAVPRA, encoded by the coding sequence ATGACGCTACCTGAGGGTTATCCAAGCCTTGGCGCCGAACTGCACTGTCCGTGCGTTCGTGGCCGGAAGGTCCTCATCATCGACGACAGCCGCATGGCCCGGCTGCAGCTCACGGCCCTGGTGAGCAAGCTGGGCCCGGCCCAGGTGACCGAGGCGGCGGACGGCATCGAGGCCCTGAGCATCCTGGCGGAGGAGCCTGAAATCCACCTCGTCCTCTGCGATCTCCAGATGCCCCGCATGGACGGCGTCGCCCTCATCGGCCGGATCGCCGGCCTGGGCCTCACCCCCCAGCTGGTGATCACAAGCGGCCTGGAGAGCGGCATTATCGAAACCGTGCGGCACATGGCCCTGAGCTACGGGTTCCCCTGCGTGGGCATCCTCCCCAAGCCCACCACCCTGCCCGAACTGGTGACCCTCCTCACGTCCCAGGAATTCTCCGAAGGGCTCGCCGCCACCGGTCCCCGACCCGGCGGCCATGAGGCCCTGCCCCTCCAGGACATCCGCGCCGGGATGCGCAACCAGGAATTCGATTGCTACTTCCAGCCCCAGGTGTCCATGCAGGACAACCGCCTCAAGGGCGTGGAGGCCCTGGTGCGCTGGCAGCATCCCGAACTGGGCCTGCTGCGCCCCGGGCGCTTCCTGCCCCAGCTGGAGGAGTCGCCGGACACCATGAGCGAGCTCACCCTCCAGATCCTCCAGAACATCGCCGACAAGCGGGCCCAGTGGCAGAAGGAGGGTCTGGATCCGGACGTCTCCGTGAACCTGTCCGCCTCCTCCCTGAGCACCGAGGGGTTCGCGGACCGCATCTTCGAGGCCGTCTCGGCCCATTCCCTCGAACCGGAAAAGATGGTCCTCGAAGTGACGGAATCCGCCAGCACGGCCAACCTGGGCCATTCCCTCTCGAACCTGGCCCGCCTGCGCATGCGGGGCTTCCGCCTGAGCATCGACGATTTCGGCACCGGCTACGCCACCTACGAGCAGCTGGAGCGCATCCCCTTCACCGAGCTCAAGATCGACATGTCCGTGACCCGCGAGCTGGGGAAATCCAAGAAGCACGCCATCCTGGCCAAGAGCCTCCTGCGCCTGGCCCGGGACCTTCGCCTGCACACCGTGGCCGAGGGCATCGAGACCCAGGAGGGCTGGAACGTCCTCAAGACCCTGGGCTGCAATTGCGGCCAGGGCTATTTCCTGGCCCGCCCCATGCCCGCGGGCCAGATGCCCGAATGGAGCCGCCAGGAACGCCCCCACCTGGACGCCTACCACCCCGGCAACGACCGGCGCGCGGTGCCCCGGGCCTGA
- a CDS encoding carbonic anhydrase, producing the protein MRFLPALFENNRAWARRQVARDPDFFSRLCALHAPEHLWIGCADSRVPANEIVGLAPGELFVHRNIANLVLPEDPNCQAVIQYAVEELGVSHVIVTGHYGCGGVQAAFGPPAREPLEGWIGHLRRLKGHHAAELAALPDGAARQRRLCELNVIAQVATLRRLPVLLGAWERGHQVTLHGWIYDLEDGLIRDLRVSCDGPAA; encoded by the coding sequence ATGCGATTCCTCCCAGCCCTTTTCGAGAACAACCGTGCGTGGGCCCGCCGGCAGGTGGCGCGGGACCCGGACTTCTTTTCCCGCCTCTGTGCCCTCCACGCGCCGGAGCACCTGTGGATCGGATGCGCGGACAGCCGGGTGCCGGCCAACGAGATCGTCGGGTTGGCGCCGGGGGAGCTGTTCGTGCACCGCAACATCGCCAACCTGGTCCTGCCGGAGGATCCGAACTGCCAGGCGGTGATCCAGTACGCCGTGGAGGAGCTGGGCGTTTCCCACGTCATCGTGACCGGGCACTACGGGTGCGGCGGCGTGCAGGCCGCCTTCGGCCCCCCCGCCCGGGAGCCCCTGGAGGGCTGGATCGGCCACCTGCGCCGCCTGAAGGGGCATCACGCCGCCGAACTGGCCGCGCTGCCCGATGGGGCCGCGCGCCAGCGGCGCCTGTGCGAACTCAATGTCATCGCCCAGGTGGCGACCCTGCGCCGCCTGCCCGTGCTGCTCGGCGCCTGGGAGCGGGGCCACCAGGTGACCCTCCACGGCTGGATCTACGATCTGGAGGACGGGCTGATCCGGGACCTGCGGGTGAGCTGCGACGGTCCCGCCGCCTGA
- a CDS encoding diguanylate cyclase: protein MPLARRTRSLRTYLLWGLGSLGLAFILVSLELRNFVHPQLLEEVNAQGRSLVRYRAQQELLVVLLEQEADLRSFLMTGDKAHLEAFARERGQVTEPLRALRENLPEGAGGADHAQMERLTYLVSHWQDEEAVHLIRLRLQGPLADLKGALSQETRAFGEVKAASAGLTRLLDARDDERLQSIEGTLAYARWLGYSAEAALFITALLYSRWLLMRVSVPLADLAEQAKTGDGYGEPTGNQPVKEVEILGRALYELDVRNREREALLRREHDAALATRAFEELTQHLDREEDLLAALDQALARQVQASAQRILLHPAAGGGLRSALPPMAAGEAAPYPMLEDPDRCRAIHLGARVCLESGAPTACICPLGVPEAGAYLCLPMVASGRLLGLVNLQSRNPGHWTPERRHIAAALVAAATAALQGIHALDLAKERALRDGLTGVFNRRFLDEVLPKTLDQCQRNDLPFSLLMMDIDHFKAFNDEFGHEGGDQVLRLFAQCLQAKVRGGDVVARYGGEEFAVLLPHAGEAFALTLAERLRRAVQELPLPEEVFPPGRHITMSIGLASFPEHTRSQEVLVSLADQALYQAKGQGRNRTVSAGALGALEHA from the coding sequence TTGCCGCTGGCCCGAAGGACCCGTTCCCTGCGCACCTACCTCCTGTGGGGCCTGGGTTCCCTGGGATTGGCTTTCATCCTGGTTTCCTTGGAGTTGCGGAATTTCGTCCACCCCCAGCTCCTGGAGGAGGTGAACGCCCAGGGGCGGTCGCTGGTGCGGTACCGGGCCCAGCAGGAACTCCTGGTGGTGCTCCTGGAACAGGAGGCCGATCTGCGCAGTTTCCTCATGACCGGGGACAAGGCCCACCTGGAGGCCTTCGCCCGGGAGCGGGGGCAGGTGACCGAACCCCTGCGCGCCCTGCGGGAGAACCTGCCCGAGGGCGCCGGTGGGGCCGACCATGCCCAGATGGAGCGCCTGACCTACCTGGTGTCCCACTGGCAGGACGAGGAGGCCGTGCACCTGATCCGCCTGCGCCTGCAAGGGCCCCTGGCGGACCTGAAGGGCGCCCTCTCCCAGGAGACCCGGGCCTTCGGCGAGGTCAAGGCGGCCAGCGCGGGGCTCACCCGGCTCCTGGACGCCCGGGACGACGAGCGCCTCCAGAGCATCGAGGGCACGCTGGCCTATGCCCGGTGGCTGGGCTATTCCGCGGAAGCGGCGCTCTTCATCACGGCCCTGTTGTATTCACGCTGGCTGCTGATGCGGGTGTCGGTCCCCCTGGCCGACCTGGCGGAACAGGCGAAGACCGGCGACGGCTACGGGGAGCCCACCGGGAACCAGCCGGTGAAGGAGGTGGAAATCCTGGGCCGGGCCCTGTACGAACTGGATGTGCGCAACCGGGAGCGGGAGGCCCTGCTGCGCCGGGAGCACGACGCGGCCCTGGCGACCCGGGCCTTCGAGGAACTCACCCAGCACCTGGACCGGGAGGAGGACCTGCTGGCCGCCCTGGACCAGGCCCTGGCGCGGCAGGTGCAGGCCAGCGCTCAGCGGATCCTCCTCCACCCGGCGGCGGGGGGCGGGCTCCGTTCCGCGCTTCCTCCCATGGCGGCGGGGGAGGCCGCCCCGTACCCGATGCTGGAGGACCCCGACCGGTGCCGGGCCATCCACCTGGGGGCGCGGGTGTGCCTGGAAAGCGGGGCCCCCACCGCCTGCATCTGCCCCCTGGGTGTGCCCGAGGCGGGGGCCTACCTCTGCCTGCCCATGGTGGCCTCGGGCCGGCTCCTGGGCCTGGTGAACCTCCAGTCCCGGAACCCCGGGCACTGGACGCCGGAGCGGCGGCACATCGCCGCGGCGCTGGTGGCCGCGGCCACCGCCGCCCTCCAAGGCATCCACGCCCTGGACCTGGCGAAGGAGCGGGCCCTGCGGGACGGTCTGACCGGGGTGTTCAACCGGCGGTTCCTGGACGAGGTCCTGCCCAAGACCCTCGACCAGTGCCAGCGGAACGACCTGCCCTTCTCGTTGCTGATGATGGACATCGACCACTTCAAGGCCTTCAACGACGAATTCGGGCACGAGGGCGGGGACCAGGTGCTGCGCCTTTTCGCCCAGTGCCTCCAGGCCAAGGTCCGGGGCGGCGACGTGGTGGCCCGGTACGGGGGCGAGGAATTCGCCGTCCTCCTGCCCCACGCCGGGGAGGCCTTCGCCCTGACCCTGGCCGAACGCCTGCGCCGGGCCGTCCAGGAACTCCCCCTTCCGGAGGAGGTGTTCCCCCCGGGCCGGCACATCACCATGAGCATCGGCCTGGCCTCCTTCCCGGAACACACCCGCAGCCAGGAGGTTCTCGTCTCCCTGGCGGACCAGGCCCTTTACCAGGCCAAGGGGCAGGGCCGGAACCGCACCGTGAGCGCCGGCGCCCTGGGGGCCTTGGAGCACGCCTGA
- a CDS encoding alkaline phosphatase family protein, producing MLIFLLFLACLGLSAGGPVLVMSFDGLGSTQFTAETMPRFWALSQKGQRGEGCPPFPATTFNGHATLATGCWPEHHGIVANGFIDPVLGPVGHSARAEYLQREPLWVAATRSGVRTAVFGWPCGTGPWEGVAPWRLQVFKEGVPDAAALAFSAQALQDGARLVMTYLSGTDAEGHYHGPASPEVRQKLKRIDDEIAPWVERMLAAHPGLRVLLLADHGMGAMGRRVDIRPLLGQPATVIAHGGSAYAYLKAPVSGEAMRALAAAGLKAWRPGELPADFHLASNPRIGDLIVEAPAGTWIPSATSVLAGEKEKIGRAGAHGFDAGTPLMHTWLVALGTGKTTALPAIPLWDIAPTVASWLDIRWEKQPDGKVVEGLR from the coding sequence ATGCTGATCTTTCTCCTCTTCTTGGCCTGCCTGGGCCTTTCCGCGGGCGGTCCCGTGCTGGTCATGAGCTTCGACGGGCTGGGGTCCACCCAGTTCACCGCCGAAACCATGCCGAGGTTCTGGGCCCTGAGCCAGAAGGGCCAGCGGGGCGAGGGCTGCCCCCCCTTCCCGGCGACCACCTTCAACGGCCATGCCACCCTGGCCACGGGCTGCTGGCCGGAGCACCACGGCATCGTGGCCAACGGCTTCATCGACCCGGTCCTGGGTCCCGTGGGCCATTCCGCCCGGGCCGAATACCTGCAGCGGGAGCCCCTGTGGGTGGCCGCCACCCGCAGCGGCGTGCGCACCGCGGTCTTCGGATGGCCCTGCGGCACCGGGCCCTGGGAGGGGGTGGCGCCCTGGCGCCTCCAGGTCTTCAAGGAGGGGGTGCCCGACGCCGCCGCCCTGGCCTTCAGCGCCCAGGCCCTCCAGGACGGGGCCCGGCTGGTCATGACCTACCTGTCCGGCACCGACGCCGAAGGCCACTACCATGGGCCCGCGAGCCCCGAGGTGCGGCAGAAGCTCAAGCGCATCGACGATGAGATCGCGCCCTGGGTGGAGCGCATGCTGGCGGCCCACCCGGGCCTGCGGGTCCTCCTCCTGGCCGACCACGGCATGGGGGCCATGGGCCGGCGGGTGGACATCCGGCCCCTGCTGGGCCAGCCCGCCACGGTGATCGCCCATGGGGGCAGCGCCTACGCCTACCTGAAGGCCCCCGTGTCCGGGGAGGCCATGCGGGCCCTGGCCGCCGCGGGCCTGAAGGCCTGGCGGCCCGGGGAGCTGCCCGCGGACTTCCACCTGGCCTCCAACCCGCGCATCGGGGATCTCATCGTGGAGGCCCCCGCGGGCACCTGGATCCCCTCCGCCACCTCGGTCCTGGCCGGGGAAAAGGAAAAGATCGGACGTGCGGGCGCCCATGGCTTCGACGCCGGGACGCCCCTCATGCACACCTGGCTGGTGGCCCTGGGTACCGGCAAGACGACCGCTCTACCGGCGATCCCCCTGTGGGACATCGCCCCCACCGTGGCTTCCTGGCTGGATATCCGCTGGGAAAAACAGCCGGACGGCAAGGTCGTGGAAGGCCTGCGCTAG
- a CDS encoding protein-tyrosine phosphatase family protein, translating into MLPLALLLPPALVAPEAPRPVLVEPRPGLYVLNGAPTAEIYRLVKQRHITHVIDFRTDAELGPEGVLENERIQELGSVYMRYALAEAPPAPDFVSIRALLQGLPAGSRVLVHCATGNRAAAAICPWLVLDRGMALPAALETCRQAGMRVARTDEAVRTYLGGI; encoded by the coding sequence ATGCTCCCCCTCGCCCTCCTCCTTCCCCCGGCCCTGGTGGCGCCCGAGGCCCCCCGCCCCGTCCTGGTGGAACCCCGCCCCGGCCTCTACGTCCTCAACGGCGCGCCCACCGCCGAGATCTACCGGCTGGTGAAGCAGCGCCACATCACCCACGTCATCGATTTCCGCACCGACGCCGAGCTGGGCCCCGAGGGGGTCCTGGAGAACGAGCGCATCCAGGAGCTGGGGTCCGTGTACATGCGCTATGCCCTGGCGGAGGCGCCCCCCGCCCCGGATTTCGTCTCCATCCGCGCCCTCCTGCAAGGCCTGCCCGCCGGCTCCCGGGTCCTCGTGCACTGCGCCACGGGCAACCGGGCGGCCGCAGCCATCTGCCCCTGGCTGGTGCTGGACCGGGGCATGGCCCTGCCCGCGGCCCTGGAAACCTGCCGCCAGGCCGGCATGCGCGTGGCCCGCACGGACGAGGCCGTGCGAACGTACCTGGGTGGGATCTAG
- a CDS encoding ATP-binding protein: protein MCAWAFASAPPPQDVLILYSFNQNLPAQGRISAGLGRAMAARGLAFGTFHPEYLDINPPRTPGQRGHLRALLLDKYAGMRFGLIITVFDPARDFLEHEARDLSPGTPVVALFGKDGAQVEGRTTFPLPLRFEVRGTFERALALFPRTRRVLFVSGNAETNLRVEDQARRELAPWADRIAFEFTSGRSVPSVLEEARHLAPDTLILFSIVTSDITGQRFVPTDVVRALAKEANAPVFSILSSFLGEGVVGGEMADPETAGALLGQGVVEVQQGRAFPRTLPGAYVRPMYDWNQLQRWHCDVSLLPEDAIFINRPPSLWGLFRRYVIAAGAVFAALCGLILALLRVNRRRARAELALGKSERLMREAQEAAQVGTYDYDPATGEVRTSSTFARILGLEEEGGAGFETWVERVVPSHRDEVGAGLRNTLATCEPFDREFPIQRPDGELRWLHCRARAEGGPGRRATRLLGTLLDITEHRQMQEELEHTQRLESLGSLASGVAHDMNNVLASIQAVAQTLLFVHGKDAALAGPLGTIDRASDRGRGLVQALTNFSRKGLREARVLDLNELVGEQTVMLRRTLFQKVQVLEDLDPALPPVKGESSTLGSAILNLCVNACDAMPGGGTLTLVTRRAPDGGAQLEVVDSGQGMPPDVVRRAMEPFFTTKPFGKGTGLGLAMVFNTVKAHGGTVQISSRVGAGTTILIHLPAAPGEASGAEPEAEVACRPLRILLVDDDPLIRDSVPGMLTQLGHTVEVSGGGAQALVRFAGGLEVDLVLLDLNMPVMGGAETLANIRALRPTLPAILATGFLDEATAAALAGLERVSVLPKPYTMSQFQALARDL, encoded by the coding sequence GTGTGCGCTTGGGCGTTCGCTTCAGCGCCTCCTCCCCAGGATGTCCTGATCCTCTACTCCTTCAACCAGAACCTCCCGGCCCAGGGGCGGATCAGCGCGGGCCTGGGGAGGGCCATGGCGGCCCGGGGGCTGGCCTTCGGCACCTTCCACCCGGAGTACCTGGACATCAATCCGCCCCGCACCCCCGGCCAGCGCGGGCACCTGCGGGCGCTCCTGCTGGACAAGTACGCGGGGATGAGATTCGGCCTGATCATCACGGTCTTCGACCCGGCCCGGGACTTCCTCGAGCACGAGGCCCGGGACCTCTCGCCCGGGACGCCGGTGGTGGCGCTCTTCGGCAAGGATGGCGCACAGGTGGAGGGCCGGACGACATTCCCGCTTCCCCTGCGCTTCGAGGTGAGGGGGACCTTCGAGCGGGCCCTGGCCCTGTTCCCCCGCACCCGCCGCGTGCTCTTCGTGTCGGGGAACGCGGAGACGAACCTGCGGGTGGAGGACCAGGCCCGCCGGGAGCTGGCACCCTGGGCGGACCGCATCGCCTTCGAGTTCACCAGTGGCCGGAGCGTCCCCTCGGTGCTGGAGGAGGCCCGGCATCTGGCCCCGGATACCCTCATCCTCTTTTCCATCGTCACCTCGGATATCACCGGCCAGCGGTTCGTGCCCACGGATGTGGTGCGGGCCCTGGCGAAGGAGGCCAACGCCCCGGTGTTCAGCATCCTTTCCAGCTTCCTGGGCGAGGGGGTGGTGGGCGGCGAGATGGCGGATCCCGAGACCGCCGGAGCCCTCCTGGGCCAGGGGGTGGTGGAGGTCCAGCAGGGGCGGGCCTTTCCCCGGACGCTTCCCGGCGCCTACGTGCGGCCCATGTACGACTGGAACCAGCTGCAGCGCTGGCATTGCGACGTTTCCCTCCTGCCGGAGGATGCCATCTTCATCAATCGGCCTCCGAGCCTGTGGGGGTTGTTCCGGCGCTACGTCATCGCCGCGGGGGCCGTCTTCGCCGCCCTGTGCGGCCTGATCCTGGCCCTGCTCCGGGTCAACCGGCGCCGGGCCCGCGCGGAGCTGGCCCTGGGCAAGAGTGAACGGCTCATGCGAGAGGCCCAGGAGGCGGCCCAGGTCGGCACCTACGACTACGATCCCGCCACGGGCGAGGTGCGCACCAGTTCCACCTTCGCGCGCATCCTGGGCCTGGAGGAGGAGGGAGGGGCCGGCTTCGAGACCTGGGTGGAGCGGGTGGTGCCCAGCCACCGGGACGAAGTGGGGGCGGGCCTCCGGAACACCCTCGCCACCTGCGAACCCTTCGATCGGGAGTTTCCCATCCAGCGGCCGGACGGGGAACTCCGGTGGCTGCACTGCAGGGCCCGGGCCGAAGGGGGACCTGGCCGGCGCGCCACCCGCCTGCTGGGCACCCTCCTGGACATCACGGAGCACCGCCAGATGCAGGAGGAACTGGAGCACACCCAGCGCCTGGAGAGTCTGGGGAGCCTGGCCAGCGGCGTCGCCCACGACATGAACAATGTCCTGGCCTCCATCCAGGCGGTGGCCCAGACCCTCCTGTTCGTCCACGGCAAGGATGCCGCCCTGGCCGGGCCGCTGGGCACCATTGACCGCGCCAGCGACCGGGGCCGGGGCCTGGTGCAGGCCCTCACCAATTTCTCGCGCAAAGGGCTCCGGGAGGCCCGGGTCCTGGACCTGAACGAACTGGTGGGGGAGCAGACGGTGATGCTCCGGCGGACGCTCTTCCAGAAGGTGCAGGTGCTGGAGGACCTGGACCCCGCGCTCCCGCCGGTGAAGGGCGAATCCTCCACCCTGGGGAGCGCGATCCTGAACCTGTGCGTGAACGCCTGCGACGCCATGCCCGGGGGGGGGACCCTCACCCTGGTCACCCGGCGCGCGCCCGACGGGGGCGCCCAGCTGGAGGTGGTGGATTCGGGCCAGGGCATGCCGCCCGACGTGGTGCGCCGGGCAATGGAGCCCTTCTTCACCACCAAGCCCTTCGGGAAGGGGACGGGGCTGGGCCTTGCCATGGTCTTCAACACCGTGAAGGCCCACGGGGGAACCGTACAGATCAGCAGCCGTGTGGGCGCGGGCACCACCATCCTCATCCACCTACCCGCCGCCCCGGGGGAGGCCTCCGGGGCCGAGCCCGAGGCCGAGGTCGCCTGCAGGCCCCTGCGGATCCTCCTGGTGGACGACGATCCGCTCATCCGGGATTCCGTCCCCGGGATGCTCACCCAGCTGGGCCACACCGTGGAGGTCTCCGGCGGCGGCGCCCAGGCCCTGGTGCGCTTCGCCGGGGGCCTGGAGGTGGACCTGGTCCTGCTGGACCTCAACATGCCCGTCATGGGAGGCGCCGAGACCCTGGCCAACATCCGCGCCCTGCGCCCCACCCTCCCCGCGATCCTCGCCACCGGCTTCCTGGACGAGGCCACCGCCGCCGCCCTGGCCGGCCTGGAGCGCGTCTCGGTCCTCCCCAAGCCCTACACCATGTCCCAGTTCCAGGCCCTGGCCCGGGACCTCTGA
- a CDS encoding M20/M25/M40 family metallo-hydrolase, whose product MALTTRFGTAMDTDRMITQFMEMVRIDSESGEEAAFMAWLLPVLRGLGATADLDAYGNLIAKVPAKGSAAEPILLSCHGDTVKPGKGIRPVLRDGVIRSSGDTILGADDKAGIAELLETLRVAPVHPPLEIAISRQEEVGLLGVKNLDYGRLTATRGFLLDNDTLDTIITGGPSYFAIDVKVIGKSAHAGMEPEKGVNAIAAASRAIAALRLGRLDAETTSNVGVIQGGLIRNGVPDLCTFLAECRSLDHAKGQALADELVATIRREVEAFGASAEIAVNNLCRASHIDPATAWTVDVARKALARLDIEARPALMCGFTDASIYNNHAIEMAVVGIGARQEHSTDEHIHVEDMERAVAMMVEILRLSA is encoded by the coding sequence ATGGCCCTCACGACCCGCTTCGGCACAGCGATGGACACCGATCGCATGATCACCCAGTTCATGGAGATGGTGCGGATCGACAGCGAGTCCGGCGAGGAGGCCGCGTTCATGGCCTGGCTCCTGCCCGTCCTGCGGGGCCTGGGCGCCACCGCGGACCTGGACGCCTACGGCAACCTCATCGCCAAGGTCCCCGCCAAGGGCAGCGCCGCCGAGCCCATCCTCCTCTCCTGCCACGGCGACACGGTCAAGCCCGGCAAGGGCATCCGCCCCGTGCTGCGCGACGGCGTGATCCGGTCGTCGGGGGACACCATCCTGGGCGCCGACGACAAGGCCGGCATCGCCGAACTGCTGGAGACCCTGCGGGTGGCCCCGGTGCACCCGCCCCTGGAGATCGCCATCAGCCGCCAGGAGGAGGTGGGCCTGCTGGGCGTGAAGAACCTGGACTACGGCCGCCTCACGGCCACCCGGGGCTTCCTCCTGGACAACGACACCCTGGACACCATCATCACCGGCGGCCCCTCCTACTTCGCCATCGACGTGAAGGTCATCGGAAAGTCCGCCCACGCGGGCATGGAACCCGAGAAGGGCGTCAACGCCATCGCGGCCGCCTCCCGCGCCATCGCCGCCCTGCGCCTGGGACGCCTGGACGCGGAGACCACCTCCAACGTGGGCGTCATCCAGGGCGGCCTCATCCGCAACGGCGTGCCCGACCTCTGCACCTTCCTGGCCGAATGCCGCAGCCTGGACCACGCCAAGGGCCAGGCCCTCGCCGACGAGCTGGTGGCCACCATCCGCCGGGAAGTTGAAGCCTTCGGCGCCTCCGCCGAAATCGCCGTGAACAACCTCTGCCGGGCCTCCCACATCGACCCCGCCACCGCCTGGACCGTGGACGTGGCCCGCAAGGCCCTGGCCCGCCTGGACATCGAAGCCAGGCCCGCCCTCATGTGCGGCTTCACCGACGCCTCCATCTACAACAACCACGCCATCGAAATGGCCGTAGTGGGCATCGGGGCGCGGCAGGAGCACTCCACGGACGAGCACATCCACGTGGAGGACATGGAACGCGCGGTCGCGATGATGGTGGAAATCCTCAGGCTGAGCGCGTAG
- a CDS encoding carbonic anhydrase — protein sequence MLPSLLAASIYIAMPAQHPPAAETLTPEAVLAELKAGNLRFVEGRRTRSLRSAEDPRVRELLAGGQHPLAVVVTCSDSRLADNLIFDQELGRLFTIREAGNSPDTQGIASAEYAVEHLGCPLVVVMGHTSCGAIKAVAEANGVPLPGNLWTFQASMAGLLESTPRGSEDVKTHQKRLAAVNAQRQARAMVARSEILREKVAEGGVKVVAAMYDLASGTVTWLPDAPEAKAAKGHKSH from the coding sequence ATGCTTCCCTCCCTTCTGGCCGCCAGCATCTACATCGCCATGCCCGCCCAGCACCCCCCCGCGGCGGAGACCCTGACCCCGGAGGCCGTCCTGGCCGAGCTGAAGGCCGGGAACCTCCGCTTCGTGGAAGGCCGGCGGACCCGGAGCCTGCGCAGCGCCGAGGATCCGCGGGTGCGCGAACTCCTGGCCGGGGGCCAGCATCCCCTCGCCGTGGTCGTCACCTGCTCCGACAGCCGCCTCGCGGACAATCTGATCTTCGACCAGGAACTGGGCCGGCTCTTCACCATCCGGGAGGCCGGCAACAGCCCCGACACCCAGGGCATCGCCTCCGCGGAATACGCCGTGGAGCACCTGGGCTGCCCCCTGGTGGTGGTCATGGGCCACACCAGCTGCGGCGCCATCAAGGCCGTGGCCGAGGCCAACGGGGTTCCGCTCCCCGGCAACCTCTGGACCTTCCAGGCCTCCATGGCCGGGCTCCTGGAATCCACCCCCCGGGGTTCGGAGGACGTGAAGACCCACCAGAAGCGCCTCGCGGCCGTGAACGCCCAGCGCCAGGCCAGGGCCATGGTGGCCAGGAGCGAGATCCTCCGGGAGAAGGTGGCCGAGGGGGGCGTGAAGGTGGTGGCGGCGATGTACGACCTGGCCTCGGGGACCGTGACGTGGCTACCCGATGCGCCGGAAGCCAAGGCCGCCAAGGGGCACAAATCCCATTAG